The following are from one region of the Thermus antranikianii DSM 12462 genome:
- the nadD gene encoding nicotinate-nucleotide adenylyltransferase yields the protein MRIGLFGGSFDPIHLGHLLAAAEARAALGLDLVLFVVAARPPHKTPVAPAEARYEMVLLATAEEKGFLASRLELDRPGPSYTVDTLREARRLFPEDELFFITGADAYRDVLTWKEGHRLHELATLVAVARPGYPLEGMPVPVVPLLVPEVGISSTEIRRRIREGESIRFWVPRPVEVYLEKHGFYR from the coding sequence TTGCGCATAGGCCTTTTCGGCGGGAGCTTCGATCCCATCCACCTGGGGCACCTTTTGGCGGCGGCGGAGGCCCGGGCGGCCTTGGGGCTGGACCTGGTCCTCTTCGTGGTGGCGGCCCGCCCCCCCCACAAGACCCCGGTGGCCCCGGCGGAGGCCCGCTACGAGATGGTCCTCCTGGCCACGGCGGAGGAGAAGGGGTTCTTGGCCTCGAGGCTGGAGCTGGACCGGCCGGGCCCAAGCTACACCGTGGACACCCTAAGGGAGGCCAGGAGGCTTTTCCCGGAGGACGAGCTCTTCTTCATCACCGGGGCCGATGCCTACCGGGATGTCCTCACCTGGAAGGAAGGGCACCGGCTTCACGAGCTGGCCACCTTGGTGGCCGTGGCCCGGCCCGGCTACCCCTTGGAGGGGATGCCGGTGCCCGTGGTGCCTTTGCTGGTGCCCGAGGTGGGGATATCCAGCACGGAGATCCGGAGGCGGATCCGGGAAGGAGAGAGCATCCGCTTCTGGGTGCCCAGGCCCGTGGAGGTGTACCTTGAAAAGCACGGTTTCTACCGCTGA